The proteins below are encoded in one region of Arthrobacter sp. CJ23:
- the glyA gene encoding serine hydroxymethyltransferase, translated as MTTTTSATISNQSLAELDPEIAAVLDQELGRQRGTLEMIASENFAPRAVMEAQGSVLTNKYAEGYPGRRYYGGCEYVDVAEQLAIDRVKALFGAEYANVQPHSGAQANAAALSAMITPGDKILGLSLAHGGHLTHGMKLNFSGKLYNVAAYQVEEDNFRIDMDKLREQAIAEKPQVIIAGWSAYPRHLDFAAFRSIADEVGALLWTDMAHFAGLVAAGLHPSPVPYSDVVTSTVHKTLSGPRSGVILAKQEWAKKLNSSVFPGQQGGPLMHVIAAKAVAFKIAAGEEFKERQERVLEGAKIIADRLNQSDVADAGVSVLTGGTDVHLVLVDLRNSQLDGQQAEDLLHSVGITVNRNAVPFDPRPPMVTSGLRIGTPALATRGFGAAEFTEVAEIIATALKSGSATDVESLQTRVDKLAADFPLYPQHEQW; from the coding sequence GTGACTACTACCACCTCCGCGACCATCAGCAACCAGTCGCTTGCCGAGCTTGACCCCGAGATCGCCGCGGTCCTTGACCAGGAACTTGGCCGCCAGCGCGGCACCCTGGAAATGATCGCCTCCGAAAACTTTGCCCCCCGCGCCGTCATGGAAGCCCAGGGCTCCGTGCTGACCAACAAGTATGCCGAGGGCTACCCGGGCCGCCGCTACTACGGCGGCTGTGAATACGTCGACGTCGCCGAGCAGCTCGCCATCGACCGCGTCAAGGCCCTCTTCGGCGCCGAGTACGCCAACGTCCAGCCGCACTCCGGTGCCCAGGCCAACGCCGCGGCACTGTCCGCCATGATCACCCCCGGTGACAAGATCCTGGGCCTGTCCCTGGCCCACGGCGGACACCTGACCCACGGCATGAAGCTGAACTTCTCCGGCAAGCTCTACAACGTAGCCGCCTACCAGGTTGAAGAAGACAACTTCCGCATCGACATGGACAAGCTGCGCGAGCAGGCCATCGCCGAGAAGCCGCAGGTCATCATCGCCGGCTGGTCCGCCTACCCGCGCCACCTCGACTTCGCAGCCTTCCGCTCCATCGCCGACGAGGTGGGCGCCCTGCTCTGGACGGACATGGCACACTTCGCCGGCCTGGTCGCAGCAGGCCTGCACCCGAGCCCGGTCCCGTACTCCGACGTCGTGACCTCCACCGTGCACAAGACCCTCTCCGGCCCCCGCTCCGGTGTGATCCTGGCCAAGCAGGAGTGGGCCAAGAAGCTCAACTCAAGCGTCTTCCCGGGCCAGCAGGGCGGCCCGCTCATGCACGTCATCGCCGCCAAGGCCGTGGCCTTCAAGATCGCTGCCGGCGAGGAATTCAAGGAGCGCCAGGAGCGCGTCCTCGAAGGCGCCAAGATCATCGCCGACCGCCTGAACCAGTCCGACGTCGCCGACGCCGGCGTCTCGGTCCTCACCGGCGGCACGGACGTCCACCTGGTCCTCGTGGACCTGCGCAACTCGCAGCTGGACGGCCAGCAGGCCGAAGACCTCCTGCACTCGGTGGGCATCACCGTCAACCGCAACGCCGTGCCGTTCGACCCGCGCCCGCCGATGGTCACCTCCGGCCTCCGGATCGGCACCCCGGCCCTGGCCACGCGTGGCTTCGGCGCCGCAGAGTTCACCGAGGTCGCGGAAATCATCGCCACCGCGCTGAAGTCCGGCTCCGCCACCGACGTCGAGTCCCTCCAGACCCGCGTCGACAAGCTGGCCGCCGACTTCCCGCTGTACCCGCAGCACGAGCAGTGGTAA
- a CDS encoding bifunctional methylenetetrahydrofolate dehydrogenase/methenyltetrahydrofolate cyclohydrolase yields the protein MTQPTAQILDGKATAAAIKAELTERVAALKSRGVIPGIATVLVGADPASQLYVSMKHKQSVAIGMNSIQRELPADATQAEVEALIDELNADPGCHGYIVQLPLPKHIDTDAILERIDPAKDADGLHPTNLGRLVLNVNGPIDTPLPCTPRGVIELLLRNGYDLKGKHVVVVGRGVTIGRSIGLLLTRREINATVTLTHTGTTNMSELLRQADVIVGAAGVKHIVKASDVKPGAALLDVGVTRETDAATGKSKVHGDIDPAAAEVAGWISPNPGGVGPMTVALLMTNVVEAAERQLALQDKAGIA from the coding sequence ATGACACAGCCCACCGCACAGATCCTTGACGGCAAGGCCACCGCCGCAGCCATCAAGGCAGAACTGACCGAACGAGTGGCGGCCCTGAAGTCCCGTGGCGTCATCCCCGGAATCGCGACCGTGCTGGTCGGTGCGGACCCGGCCTCGCAGCTGTACGTGTCCATGAAGCACAAGCAGTCGGTGGCGATCGGGATGAATTCAATCCAGCGTGAGCTGCCCGCGGACGCCACCCAGGCCGAGGTTGAGGCCCTCATTGACGAACTCAATGCGGATCCCGGATGCCACGGGTACATTGTGCAGTTGCCGCTGCCCAAGCACATTGACACGGACGCCATCCTTGAGCGGATCGACCCCGCCAAGGACGCCGACGGCCTGCACCCGACCAACCTGGGCCGTCTTGTGCTCAACGTCAACGGCCCCATCGACACGCCCCTGCCCTGCACACCCCGCGGTGTCATTGAGCTGCTGCTGCGCAACGGCTATGACCTCAAGGGCAAGCACGTAGTGGTGGTGGGACGCGGCGTCACGATCGGCCGGTCCATCGGCCTGCTCCTGACCCGCCGCGAGATCAACGCCACGGTGACCCTGACCCACACCGGCACCACCAACATGTCGGAGCTGCTCCGCCAGGCCGATGTGATCGTGGGCGCGGCCGGCGTGAAGCACATCGTCAAGGCCTCGGACGTGAAGCCGGGCGCCGCATTGCTCGACGTCGGTGTCACCCGTGAGACCGACGCTGCCACGGGCAAGAGCAAGGTCCACGGCGACATCGACCCCGCCGCTGCGGAGGTGGCCGGCTGGATTTCTCCGAACCCCGGCGGCGTTGGTCCCATGACGGTGGCCCTGCTCATGACCAACGTGGTCGAAGCCGCCGAACGCCAGCTGGCCCTGCAGGACAAGGCCGGCATCGCCTAG
- a CDS encoding CHRD domain-containing protein, which produces MQRMDRTRVRKIAAAGAIAALVSVGAGAGAAGANPGGVPAIPLNTEQEVTGSNTGANGFFSYTIDGDQLCYTMSARNLSLPATAAHIHLAPRNVAGPVLVPLTVGSGSSWTVSACAAADEAVLQAIADSPRSYYVNVHTPTFPGGEIRGQLK; this is translated from the coding sequence ATGCAGAGAATGGACCGCACGAGAGTACGGAAAATCGCGGCGGCGGGAGCCATTGCGGCTCTCGTTTCCGTCGGCGCGGGCGCCGGTGCCGCCGGTGCCAATCCAGGCGGCGTTCCCGCCATACCGCTGAACACCGAACAGGAGGTCACCGGCTCCAATACGGGCGCCAACGGCTTTTTCTCTTACACCATCGACGGGGACCAGCTCTGCTACACCATGAGTGCCCGGAACCTGTCCCTGCCGGCCACGGCGGCCCACATCCACCTTGCGCCACGGAACGTTGCCGGGCCGGTGCTGGTTCCGCTCACGGTGGGATCGGGCAGCAGCTGGACGGTTTCGGCCTGCGCCGCCGCGGATGAAGCCGTACTGCAGGCCATTGCCGACAGCCCGCGCAGCTATTACGTCAATGTCCATACCCCGACCTTCCCGGGCGGAGAGATCCGGGGACAGCTGAAATAG
- a CDS encoding sensor histidine kinase, with product MQRRFPGPRRFAGPPTSFLVIAVALVQVLGTLFAASHQPAQRPLDALAFVLLLAGPAALALRKRVPAAMLPVTLAATFGYLLFGYAWGPIAFSLALSILLTAAAGLRGQAWLGAGICAAAVVVSSYLAGDDAWPVRASAGVAWAAILVLMGEGFRRRGERMAEYRRRREASKQAERDEYRLTLARDIHDVVAHSLSMINVQASVALHLGASDPERLRPALEAIKTASKESLAEVRQLLGVLRDDVPLSPAARPSLARIPELVQNARLGGLELRYDNRAEPDRIAPAEQESAYRIVQEALTNVGRHSGAGSAVVSLELKDGSLVVRIDDDGGGMRGALPGNGLTGMRERAAALGGTLTLSELAPGLRVEALLPAAQPNTTESGHQ from the coding sequence ATGCAGCGCCGTTTCCCTGGACCACGCCGTTTTGCCGGTCCGCCCACGAGCTTCCTCGTTATCGCGGTGGCCCTGGTGCAGGTGCTGGGCACCTTGTTCGCGGCAAGCCATCAGCCGGCACAGCGCCCCTTGGATGCGCTCGCCTTTGTCCTGCTTCTGGCAGGACCGGCAGCCCTGGCGTTGCGGAAACGCGTGCCGGCGGCCATGCTGCCCGTCACCCTGGCCGCCACCTTCGGCTACCTCCTCTTCGGCTACGCCTGGGGGCCCATTGCCTTCTCGCTCGCCCTGTCGATTCTCCTGACGGCGGCAGCCGGCCTCCGCGGGCAGGCCTGGCTGGGGGCAGGGATCTGTGCCGCCGCCGTGGTGGTGTCCTCGTACCTGGCGGGGGATGATGCCTGGCCCGTCCGGGCCTCCGCCGGTGTGGCCTGGGCGGCGATCCTGGTCCTGATGGGGGAGGGCTTCCGCCGCCGGGGCGAGCGCATGGCCGAGTACCGGCGCCGGCGCGAGGCCTCAAAACAGGCAGAACGCGACGAGTACCGGCTCACGCTCGCCCGGGACATCCATGACGTGGTGGCCCACTCCCTGTCCATGATCAACGTGCAGGCATCCGTGGCGCTTCACTTGGGCGCCAGCGATCCGGAGCGGCTCCGCCCGGCCCTGGAAGCCATCAAGACCGCAAGCAAGGAGTCCCTGGCCGAGGTCCGCCAGCTGCTCGGCGTGCTGCGCGACGACGTCCCGCTCAGCCCGGCGGCACGGCCCAGCCTGGCCAGGATCCCGGAGCTGGTCCAGAACGCCCGGCTGGGCGGCCTGGAGCTCCGCTATGACAACCGTGCGGAGCCGGACCGGATTGCTCCGGCGGAGCAGGAATCGGCCTACCGCATCGTCCAGGAGGCGCTGACCAACGTCGGCAGGCACTCTGGTGCCGGGTCCGCCGTCGTGAGCCTGGAGCTGAAGGACGGCAGCCTGGTGGTGAGGATCGACGACGACGGCGGGGGCATGCGCGGGGCGCTCCCCGGCAACGGCCTCACGGGGATGCGGGAGCGGGCGGCCGCATTGGGCGGGACGCTTACCTTGAGCGAACTGGCCCCGGGCCTCAGGGTCGAAGCGCTCCTGCCGGCAGCCCAGCCAAACACCACCGAAAGCGGGCACCAGTGA
- a CDS encoding response regulator transcription factor → MIRVLLADDQTLIRAGFRALLDAEPDMEVVAEAGTGREAVRLAMREAPDVILMDIRMPDGDGLAAARQILAEPRLAQTRVIILTTFELDEYIAEAVRAGAAGFLVKDTEPEELIRAVRVVHDGDALLSPSVTRRIMAQLAMHSRAAARTVPLGQITGREREVLALVGEGLNNAEIAEQLFITPLTAKTHVSRIMTKLQVRDRAQLVVLAYESGLVQPGWSS, encoded by the coding sequence GTGATCCGTGTTCTCCTCGCCGACGACCAAACCCTCATCAGGGCCGGATTCCGGGCCCTGCTGGACGCCGAGCCGGACATGGAGGTGGTGGCCGAGGCCGGGACAGGCCGCGAGGCCGTGCGGCTGGCGATGCGCGAAGCCCCGGACGTCATCCTCATGGACATCCGCATGCCGGACGGAGACGGCCTCGCCGCGGCACGGCAGATCCTGGCCGAGCCGCGCCTCGCGCAGACGCGCGTCATCATCCTGACAACCTTCGAACTGGACGAGTACATCGCCGAAGCCGTCCGGGCGGGCGCCGCGGGGTTCCTCGTCAAGGACACCGAACCGGAGGAGCTGATCCGTGCCGTGCGGGTAGTGCACGACGGCGATGCCCTCCTTTCGCCGTCCGTGACCCGCCGCATCATGGCCCAGTTGGCCATGCACAGCCGGGCGGCCGCCCGGACCGTGCCGCTGGGGCAGATCACGGGCCGCGAACGCGAGGTCCTGGCACTGGTGGGCGAAGGCCTGAACAACGCGGAGATCGCGGAGCAGCTGTTCATCACGCCGCTGACCGCCAAGACGCACGTATCGCGCATCATGACCAAACTCCAGGTCCGGGACCGGGCCCAGCTGGTGGTCCTGGCCTATGAATCGGGGCTGGTCCAGCCCGGCTGGAGCAGCTGA
- a CDS encoding SHOCT domain-containing protein, which yields MLTALTTTIGGAAAQLPAAVVAHGPWGDGGFWPFFLLFPLFWILIVLLFVFVGRRTWRRNHRWAATQGAEGVLRERYARGEIDETEFRQRLEVLRSQPKP from the coding sequence ATGTTGACTGCATTGACCACCACCATCGGGGGAGCCGCGGCACAGCTGCCGGCCGCCGTCGTCGCGCATGGACCCTGGGGAGACGGCGGATTCTGGCCGTTCTTCCTGCTGTTCCCGCTGTTCTGGATCCTGATAGTCCTCCTGTTCGTCTTCGTCGGCCGCCGGACCTGGCGCCGGAACCACCGCTGGGCCGCCACCCAGGGCGCCGAGGGCGTGCTGCGGGAGCGGTACGCACGCGGCGAGATCGACGAAACGGAGTTCCGCCAGCGCCTGGAGGTACTGCGCTCGCAGCCCAAGCCCTAG
- a CDS encoding ABC transporter ATP-binding protein: MNPPIVISARNLTKTYGELTAVDSISFEVPAGESFGLLGPNGAGKSTTMKMIGGVSRRTSGELGIMGLDPDSHGPEVRAHLGVVPQQDNLDEELRVRENLIVYGRYFGLPLSYLRPKADELLEFAQLTDKAKSKVDALSGGMKRRLTIARALINEPRILLLDEPTTGLDPQARHTLWDRLFRLKEQGVTLILTTHYMDEAEQLCDRLIVVDKGRIMAEGSPASLIREHSTREVLELRFGSERNAGIGAELQGIGERLEALPDRVLIYADDGEAALEQVTARGLRPLTSLVRRSSLEDVFLRLTGRSLVD, encoded by the coding sequence ATGAACCCACCCATCGTCATCAGCGCCCGGAACCTCACCAAGACATACGGCGAGCTCACCGCCGTCGATTCCATCTCCTTCGAGGTTCCGGCGGGGGAGTCCTTCGGCCTGCTGGGCCCCAACGGTGCCGGCAAGTCCACCACCATGAAGATGATCGGCGGCGTGTCCCGGCGGACGTCGGGCGAGCTCGGCATCATGGGCCTGGATCCGGACAGCCACGGCCCGGAAGTCCGTGCCCACCTGGGGGTGGTGCCGCAGCAGGACAACCTGGACGAGGAACTGCGTGTCCGTGAAAACCTCATCGTCTACGGCCGCTACTTCGGGCTGCCGCTGAGCTACCTGCGCCCCAAGGCCGACGAACTGCTCGAATTCGCCCAGCTGACGGACAAGGCCAAGTCCAAGGTGGACGCCCTCTCCGGCGGGATGAAGCGGCGCCTCACCATTGCGCGTGCCCTCATCAACGAGCCCCGGATCCTGCTGCTCGACGAGCCCACCACCGGCCTGGACCCGCAGGCCCGCCACACGCTCTGGGACCGGCTCTTCCGGCTCAAAGAGCAGGGCGTCACGCTCATCCTGACCACCCACTACATGGACGAGGCGGAACAGCTGTGCGACCGGCTGATCGTGGTGGACAAGGGCCGCATCATGGCCGAAGGCTCGCCCGCCAGCCTCATCCGCGAGCACTCCACCCGCGAGGTCCTCGAGCTCAGGTTCGGCTCCGAACGGAACGCCGGCATCGGCGCCGAGCTCCAGGGCATCGGCGAGCGCCTCGAGGCGCTCCCGGACCGCGTGCTGATCTACGCCGACGACGGCGAGGCCGCCCTGGAACAGGTCACGGCCCGCGGGCTGCGCCCGCTGACATCGCTGGTGCGCCGTTCCTCGCTGGAGGACGTGTTCCTCCGGCTCACCGGCCGGAGCCTCGTTGATTAG
- a CDS encoding ABC transporter permease, protein MISAHAPAVSAARARRWGSFFYAEQVLRVMRGYGWSVFLYSVGQPVAYLFAMGVGLASLVDANAGGVFGGVSYLSFIAPALLVSAAVMTASGEFSYPIMDGFKWRRVFFGPHASPLVPQQIAAGHIMASTLRFLLQSLIYFAVVALFGASPSGWGWLSALVATLAALSFGLPLMAYASSLTKDSGQFALVQRFIVMPLFLFSGTFFPLDSLPLAVRWIGWISPVWHGTELGRVLSYGLEEPPLLTLAHLVFLMATASAGWVLTRRQFAKRMGS, encoded by the coding sequence TTGATTAGCGCCCACGCCCCGGCCGTCTCTGCCGCCCGCGCCCGGCGCTGGGGTTCGTTCTTTTATGCCGAACAGGTGCTGCGGGTGATGCGCGGCTACGGCTGGTCCGTGTTCCTGTACAGCGTGGGGCAGCCGGTGGCCTATCTCTTCGCCATGGGCGTGGGTCTGGCGAGCCTCGTGGATGCCAACGCGGGAGGCGTGTTCGGCGGCGTCAGCTACCTGTCCTTCATCGCCCCGGCGCTGCTCGTCTCGGCGGCGGTCATGACGGCCTCCGGCGAGTTCTCCTACCCGATCATGGACGGCTTCAAATGGCGGCGCGTGTTCTTCGGCCCGCACGCCTCCCCGCTGGTTCCGCAGCAGATCGCCGCCGGCCACATCATGGCCAGCACGCTGCGGTTCCTGCTCCAATCGCTGATCTACTTCGCCGTCGTCGCGCTTTTCGGGGCTTCCCCCAGCGGCTGGGGGTGGCTGTCGGCGCTGGTGGCCACGCTGGCGGCGCTCTCCTTCGGCCTGCCCCTGATGGCCTACGCCTCGAGCCTGACCAAGGACTCGGGCCAGTTCGCCCTGGTGCAGCGCTTCATCGTCATGCCGCTGTTCCTGTTCTCCGGGACGTTCTTCCCCCTGGATTCGCTGCCGCTGGCCGTGCGCTGGATCGGCTGGATCTCGCCGGTGTGGCACGGCACGGAACTGGGCCGGGTGCTGAGCTACGGACTCGAGGAGCCGCCGCTGCTGACCCTGGCGCACCTCGTGTTCCTGATGGCCACGGCCTCCGCCGGATGGGTGCTGACGCGCCGCCAATTCGCCAAAAGGATGGGCTCATGA
- a CDS encoding ABC transporter permease, giving the protein MSAVAEGQTGPRSAPEAARQRSFGPLYSRNALAVVSRGLMAAKSSTWLILVSGFFEPVLYLIAMGVGLGSIVGTVQGPGGQDISYAAYIAPALLAVSAMNGAVYDSTWNVFFKMNFAKLYQGMLYTSLGPMDVAIGEIFLALLRGLLYATGFTAVMGVMGLITTPWAVLMVPASVLIAFGFASFGMGITSFMKTFQQMDWINFFMLPMFLFSATFYPLSVYPQAIQWLIQAMPLWHGVELLRQISIGSFSPATAVHVGYYLVMIVLGIMLTTGRLRQLFLK; this is encoded by the coding sequence ATGAGCGCCGTGGCCGAAGGACAAACGGGACCCCGCAGCGCCCCGGAGGCGGCCCGTCAGCGCAGCTTCGGGCCGCTGTACTCCCGCAACGCCCTGGCCGTTGTCTCCCGCGGCCTCATGGCGGCCAAGAGCAGCACCTGGCTCATCCTGGTGTCCGGCTTCTTCGAACCGGTGCTGTACCTGATCGCCATGGGCGTGGGCCTTGGCTCGATCGTGGGCACCGTCCAGGGCCCCGGCGGGCAGGACATCAGCTATGCCGCCTACATCGCCCCGGCGCTCCTGGCCGTGTCCGCCATGAACGGTGCGGTGTATGACTCCACCTGGAACGTCTTCTTCAAGATGAACTTCGCCAAGCTCTACCAGGGCATGCTCTACACCTCGTTGGGGCCCATGGACGTGGCCATCGGCGAGATCTTCCTGGCCCTGCTCCGCGGACTCCTCTACGCCACCGGCTTCACCGCGGTCATGGGCGTCATGGGCCTCATCACCACGCCGTGGGCCGTGCTCATGGTCCCGGCCTCGGTGCTCATCGCCTTCGGCTTCGCGAGCTTCGGCATGGGCATCACCAGCTTCATGAAGACCTTCCAGCAGATGGACTGGATCAACTTCTTCATGCTGCCGATGTTCCTCTTCAGCGCCACGTTCTACCCGCTCAGCGTCTACCCGCAGGCCATCCAGTGGCTCATCCAGGCCATGCCCCTCTGGCACGGGGTGGAGCTGCTGCGCCAGATCAGCATCGGCTCCTTCAGCCCCGCTACCGCCGTGCACGTGGGCTACTACCTGGTGATGATCGTCCTGGGCATCATGCTCACCACGGGACGCCTGCGCCAGCTGTTCCTGAAGTAG
- a CDS encoding exodeoxyribonuclease III encodes MSTALKKDFLRIASVNVNGIRAAYKKGMAEWLEPRDVDILCLQEVRAPDEVVHQLIGEGWHILHAEAEAKGRAGVAIASRQEPDATRVGIGDDYFATTGRWIEADYALKTAAGEDTTLTVVSAYVHSGEVDTPKQVDKYRFLDVMSTRLPELAKHSAHALVVGDLNVGHTELDIKNWKGNVKRAGFLPEERAYFDRFFGEEIGWRDVHRGLAGNVAGPYTWWSQRGQAFDTDTGWRIDYHMATPGLAAAAVSAVVDRAASYDTRFSDHAPLVVDYRL; translated from the coding sequence GTGAGCACGGCATTGAAGAAGGACTTCCTTCGCATCGCATCGGTCAACGTCAACGGCATTCGTGCCGCCTACAAGAAGGGCATGGCCGAATGGCTGGAGCCCCGTGACGTGGACATCCTCTGCCTGCAGGAAGTCCGTGCCCCTGACGAGGTGGTCCACCAGCTGATCGGCGAAGGCTGGCACATCCTGCACGCCGAAGCCGAGGCCAAGGGCCGCGCCGGCGTCGCGATCGCCTCCCGCCAGGAACCCGACGCTACCCGCGTCGGCATCGGCGACGACTACTTTGCCACCACCGGGCGCTGGATCGAGGCCGACTACGCGCTGAAGACCGCCGCCGGCGAGGACACCACCCTGACCGTTGTGAGCGCCTACGTGCACTCCGGCGAGGTGGACACCCCCAAGCAGGTGGACAAGTACCGCTTCCTGGACGTCATGAGCACCCGCCTGCCCGAGCTCGCCAAGCACAGCGCCCACGCGCTGGTGGTGGGCGACCTCAACGTGGGCCACACCGAACTCGATATCAAGAACTGGAAGGGCAACGTCAAGCGTGCCGGCTTCCTGCCCGAGGAGCGTGCGTACTTCGACCGTTTCTTCGGTGAAGAAATCGGATGGAGGGATGTCCACAGGGGTCTGGCAGGAAATGTCGCTGGCCCCTACACGTGGTGGTCCCAGCGCGGCCAGGCCTTTGACACGGACACAGGCTGGCGCATCGACTACCACATGGCCACCCCGGGCCTTGCCGCAGCCGCTGTCTCGGCTGTGGTGGACCGGGCGGCGTCATATGACACCCGCTTCTCCGACCACGCACCGCTGGTAGTGGACTACCGGCTCTAA
- the trpS gene encoding tryptophan--tRNA ligase translates to MTSSTTTETAVSAATATSTKLAAGAKHRVLSGMQPSADSLHLGNYLGALVNWVRMQDEYDAIFFIPDLHAITVPQDPVELARRTRITAAQYIAGGVDVDKCTLFVQSQVPEHAQLAWVLGCITGFGEASRMIQFKDKSLQHGSDHASVGLFTYPILQAADILLYQPHGVPVGEDQRQHIELSRDLAQRFNSRYGETFQVPQAFIQKESAKIYDLQHPTAKMSKSAESPAGLINLLDDPKVTAKRIKSAVTDTETEIRFDRETKPGISNLLSIYSAISGQTVEKIVADYEGKMYGHLKVDLAELVSGHLAPIRDRANELLADPAELDRLLAHGATKAREIASATLADVYAKVGFLPYGGAQGNR, encoded by the coding sequence ATGACGAGCTCCACCACAACTGAAACCGCCGTGTCCGCCGCGACGGCCACCTCCACCAAACTTGCTGCCGGGGCCAAGCACCGCGTGCTGTCCGGCATGCAGCCCTCGGCCGACTCCCTGCACCTGGGCAACTACCTCGGCGCCCTGGTGAACTGGGTCCGCATGCAGGACGAGTACGATGCCATCTTCTTCATCCCGGACCTGCACGCCATCACCGTGCCGCAGGACCCGGTGGAGCTGGCCCGCCGCACCCGGATCACCGCTGCCCAGTACATCGCCGGCGGCGTGGACGTGGACAAGTGCACGCTGTTCGTCCAGTCCCAGGTTCCCGAACACGCCCAGCTGGCGTGGGTCCTGGGCTGCATCACCGGCTTCGGCGAGGCCTCGCGCATGATCCAGTTCAAGGACAAGTCCCTGCAGCACGGTTCGGATCACGCCAGCGTCGGGCTCTTCACGTACCCGATCCTGCAGGCAGCCGACATCCTGCTGTATCAGCCACACGGAGTACCCGTGGGCGAAGACCAGCGGCAGCACATTGAGCTCAGCCGCGACCTCGCCCAGCGCTTCAACAGCCGCTACGGTGAGACCTTCCAGGTCCCCCAGGCCTTCATCCAGAAGGAATCGGCCAAGATCTACGATCTGCAGCACCCCACGGCCAAGATGTCCAAGTCGGCCGAGTCGCCCGCGGGCCTGATCAACCTGCTGGACGATCCGAAGGTCACCGCCAAGCGCATCAAGTCCGCCGTCACGGACACCGAGACGGAGATCCGCTTCGACCGCGAGACCAAGCCGGGCATCTCCAACCTCCTGAGCATCTACTCCGCCATCAGCGGCCAGACGGTCGAGAAGATCGTGGCGGACTATGAAGGCAAGATGTACGGCCACCTGAAGGTCGACCTGGCCGAGCTCGTCTCGGGGCACCTGGCCCCGATCCGGGACCGCGCCAACGAACTCCTGGCCGACCCGGCCGAACTGGACCGCCTCCTGGCCCACGGCGCCACCAAGGCCCGCGAGATCGCCTCGGCCACCCTGGCCGACGTCTACGCCAAGGTCGGCTTCCTGCCGTACGGCGGAGCCCAGGGAAACCGCTAA
- a CDS encoding 2'-5' RNA ligase family protein, producing the protein MCAAGKLNAETASPRGAGGPDVDARRQPVSGTGCGTGDSLCVGVILGFPPEIAEELQQWRASFGDPMAEVIPAHITLITTTPTQDWDATRDHVREVARQQAPFSITISGTGSFRPVSPVVFVNVEDGFEECVRLHERLQTGPLERLLPFPYHPHVTVAHDVAPESLDEAETVLQNYSATFPVVSMGLYEHDTDGIWQLREELDFGSDSDEAREAESSPSSGQAAAAN; encoded by the coding sequence ATGTGCGCCGCCGGCAAGCTCAACGCTGAGACCGCGTCCCCCCGGGGTGCAGGCGGTCCGGACGTTGATGCGCGCCGGCAGCCTGTCTCCGGTACCGGCTGCGGTACCGGGGACAGCTTGTGCGTGGGCGTCATCCTCGGCTTCCCGCCGGAGATCGCCGAAGAGCTCCAGCAATGGCGTGCCTCCTTCGGGGACCCCATGGCGGAGGTCATTCCGGCCCACATCACGCTGATCACCACCACGCCCACCCAGGACTGGGACGCCACGCGTGACCACGTCCGGGAGGTCGCCCGGCAGCAGGCCCCCTTCAGCATCACCATCTCCGGCACCGGCTCGTTCAGGCCGGTTTCCCCGGTGGTGTTCGTCAATGTGGAGGACGGCTTCGAGGAGTGCGTCCGGCTACATGAACGGCTGCAGACCGGCCCGCTTGAGCGGCTGCTGCCCTTCCCGTACCACCCGCACGTCACGGTGGCCCACGATGTCGCCCCGGAAAGCCTCGATGAGGCCGAAACGGTCCTGCAGAACTACAGCGCCACTTTCCCTGTGGTTAGCATGGGACTTTACGAGCACGATACCGACGGCATCTGGCAGCTACGGGAAGAGCTGGACTTTGGCAGCGACAGTGACGAAGCACGCGAAGCGGAATCCAGCCCGAGCAGCGGACAAGCCGCCGCTGCCAACTGA